One stretch of Halalkalicoccus sp. NIPERK01 DNA includes these proteins:
- a CDS encoding NAD(P)-binding protein, whose product MGNDDHEPVHDSDAIHRHLLLFLLLPLFVVPWFSQFIQQRRFDTVEPLENHVVISGHTPLVHTFITEIESHAHQHPYVIIETDQDRAAELRDLGHTVLHGDPESESDLRKASVEKAQAAVVAGDDQLTLNAALAVRDVAPTVPITATLEDSTLRQYLHSAGVEYVVQPRQVIGQALATHYAMSAGIPSDRIIILGHGTVGSTVRSALETWGADPTVVDIHEDEHVDVVGDATTTKTLQEAGVENADAVIISLPKDRQALYATLLAREVNATVDIFVRVTESEAVERVERAGADYVLELSDISGQMVAAAVLDEPVSGTDGDILFTRLRDPDVERAALDIDRIIGVTRNEELYLAPDPDFELQQNDLLIYVRE is encoded by the coding sequence GTGGGAAACGACGATCATGAACCTGTTCACGATTCTGATGCAATTCACCGGCACCTGCTCCTCTTTCTCCTCCTGCCACTATTCGTCGTGCCCTGGTTTAGTCAATTCATCCAGCAACGACGGTTCGATACCGTCGAGCCACTCGAAAATCACGTCGTAATCTCCGGACACACGCCGCTCGTCCACACGTTCATCACCGAAATCGAGTCACACGCTCATCAACACCCCTACGTGATCATCGAAACAGACCAAGATCGCGCAGCAGAACTCCGCGACCTCGGACACACCGTGTTACACGGAGACCCAGAATCCGAATCTGACCTCCGGAAAGCCTCGGTCGAGAAGGCACAGGCAGCGGTCGTCGCTGGCGACGATCAGTTGACGCTGAACGCTGCGCTCGCCGTCCGCGACGTGGCTCCGACGGTCCCGATAACCGCAACGCTCGAGGATTCGACACTCCGACAGTATCTGCACTCGGCCGGCGTCGAGTACGTCGTACAGCCACGACAGGTCATCGGGCAAGCGCTCGCCACGCACTACGCGATGAGCGCGGGAATCCCGTCCGATCGAATCATCATCCTCGGTCACGGAACGGTCGGCAGTACTGTTCGGTCGGCGTTGGAAACCTGGGGTGCGGATCCGACCGTCGTGGACATCCACGAGGACGAACACGTGGACGTCGTCGGCGACGCAACCACTACGAAGACGCTCCAAGAGGCGGGCGTAGAGAATGCAGACGCAGTCATCATTTCGCTTCCGAAAGACAGACAAGCACTGTACGCAACGCTACTCGCCCGCGAGGTGAATGCTACAGTCGATATTTTCGTGCGAGTGACGGAGAGCGAAGCAGTCGAACGAGTCGAGCGAGCAGGCGCTGACTACGTACTCGAGCTATCGGATATCTCCGGACAGATGGTCGCTGCTGCCGTCCTCGACGAGCCCGTTAGCGGTACCGACGGTGATATCCTGTTCACCCGTCTGAGAGACCCGGACGTAGAACGCGCAGCGCTCGACATCGACCGTATCATCGGTGTCACTCGAAATGAGGAGTTGTACCTCGCACCCGATCCCGATTTCGAACTCCAGCAAAACGATCTTCTCATCTACGTAAGAGAGTGA
- a CDS encoding cation:proton antiporter, with the protein MVIFLVAPLLLERHRLPGIIGIILTGAAIGPNAAGMIERGDAIVLLGEVGLIYLMFLAGVEIDLNRFFDNIDQSIVFGVLAFLIPQGVGTVFGMWAFGFSLSTALLFAAIFASHTLLAYPVARQLGIVGDDAVTATIGGTVLTNVLALLVLVIVVASAEAPLDWLFWVELGLGLTLLFTGIWYLVPWLGRRFFRSLAEESYFEFLFVMAALFGSAVFAEVVGAEPIIGALVAGLALNRLIPDRGPLMNRVQFVGNALFIPFFLLSIGLLVDVTLIVGGHESLLLAGALIGLTLVTKFVASWLTGLLYAYDLDQIGSMFGLSVGQAEALAIVLIAFEAGIPGFDTDMINGAVSMILVVSLVSPIVVEKYGRAVVTKERRGKREPADVRQRILILFTPVPEHHEELMRYHESLLDLALSIREERSTEPLHTLAVVHPGPKTEQKVATADAAIAHTEEYAAGAEVPVSFHTRVDHNIASGITRAAVENRITTILLDWDGMRLYRQPLFSRTTRQVLAWTDQLVLVSRIREPLNTVSRIVVVLPPELSHDPNFYAVGQTVERIAAGTGAPIRALVVEESEVRYEPLFEELESNTPIEREYIDDWDRLIRVLSEDVTAGDLVMCASARRNTIGWRPELQELTERVSTLTPGDFVVIYPPVGGGTDEQPHLSME; encoded by the coding sequence ATGGTCATCTTTCTCGTCGCACCACTCCTCTTGGAACGCCATCGGTTGCCCGGTATTATCGGAATCATCCTCACTGGGGCCGCGATCGGTCCGAACGCAGCCGGTATGATCGAGCGAGGGGATGCGATCGTTCTCCTCGGGGAGGTCGGACTGATCTATCTGATGTTTCTCGCCGGCGTCGAGATCGACCTCAACAGGTTTTTTGACAACATCGACCAGAGCATCGTCTTCGGCGTTCTCGCGTTCCTCATTCCTCAGGGAGTCGGTACCGTTTTCGGGATGTGGGCGTTCGGATTCTCGTTGTCGACGGCGTTATTGTTCGCGGCTATCTTCGCCTCGCATACGCTGCTCGCATATCCCGTCGCCCGTCAACTCGGGATCGTCGGCGATGACGCCGTCACGGCGACCATCGGCGGCACCGTGCTCACGAACGTACTCGCACTGCTCGTTCTCGTCATCGTCGTCGCTTCGGCGGAAGCTCCCCTCGATTGGCTGTTTTGGGTGGAACTCGGGCTCGGCCTCACGCTGCTCTTCACCGGGATCTGGTATCTCGTTCCGTGGCTCGGTCGCCGGTTCTTTCGGAGCCTCGCCGAAGAGAGTTACTTCGAGTTCCTGTTCGTCATGGCTGCCCTCTTCGGTTCAGCGGTTTTCGCCGAAGTAGTCGGAGCCGAACCGATTATCGGAGCGCTCGTGGCGGGATTGGCGCTCAACCGGCTCATCCCCGATCGAGGGCCGTTGATGAATCGCGTCCAGTTCGTCGGCAACGCGCTGTTCATCCCGTTCTTTCTCCTCTCGATAGGATTGCTCGTCGATGTGACCTTGATCGTTGGGGGCCACGAGTCGCTGCTGCTCGCCGGGGCGTTGATCGGCCTCACACTCGTCACGAAGTTCGTCGCGTCCTGGCTTACCGGCTTGCTGTACGCGTACGATCTCGACCAGATCGGAAGCATGTTCGGGCTATCGGTCGGACAGGCCGAAGCGTTGGCGATCGTGCTCATCGCGTTCGAGGCAGGTATTCCCGGATTCGATACGGATATGATCAACGGCGCGGTGTCGATGATCCTCGTCGTGAGTCTGGTCAGTCCGATCGTGGTCGAGAAATACGGTCGAGCAGTCGTGACGAAAGAGCGGCGAGGGAAACGCGAGCCGGCCGACGTTCGCCAACGGATCCTCATTCTGTTTACTCCGGTCCCCGAGCACCACGAGGAGCTGATGAGGTATCACGAATCGCTGCTCGATCTAGCGTTATCTATCCGGGAGGAACGATCCACCGAACCGTTACACACGCTGGCGGTCGTCCACCCGGGACCGAAAACGGAGCAAAAGGTTGCGACCGCCGATGCAGCGATCGCACACACGGAAGAGTACGCTGCCGGCGCAGAGGTACCGGTATCGTTTCACACGCGCGTCGATCACAACATCGCCTCCGGGATCACTCGCGCAGCCGTCGAAAACCGGATCACGACGATCCTTCTCGATTGGGACGGGATGCGGCTCTACAGACAACCTCTCTTCAGTCGGACTACGCGGCAGGTTCTCGCATGGACTGACCAACTCGTTCTCGTCTCCCGGATCCGGGAACCGCTCAACACCGTCTCCCGAATCGTCGTCGTGCTCCCACCCGAGCTGTCACACGATCCGAACTTCTACGCGGTCGGACAGACGGTCGAACGGATTGCAGCGGGTACCGGAGCGCCGATACGAGCACTCGTCGTCGAGGAATCCGAGGTTCGTTACGAGCCGTTGTTCGAAGAACTCGAATCGAACACGCCTATCGAGAGAGAATACATCGACGACTGGGACCGATTGATTCGGGTTCTTTCCGAAGACGTGACGGCGGGGGATCTCGTGATGTGTGCGAGCGCTCGCCGAAACACCATCGGTTGGCGACCGGAACTCCAGGAACTGACCGAACGGGTCTCGACACTCACGCCGGGCGACTTCGTCGTAATCTATCCGCCGGTCGGTGGGGGTACCGACGAGCAGCCACATTTGTCGATGGAATAA